A single genomic interval of Flavihumibacter rivuli harbors:
- a CDS encoding Gfo/Idh/MocA family protein has protein sequence MANSRRSFLKNSGGLLLGAGMVPFVTNDLMAAIQRRVAASDRLNFGVIGVNGMGWSNLNALLKIPGATCVALCDVDSKRLAERADELAKKNMPVKTYSDYRQLLDNKDVDIVIIGTPDHWHCLMMVDACAAGKQVYVEKPVGNSIAECRIMEAAQQRYKSIVQVGQWQRSAPHFQDAVDFVRSGKLGNIRTVKSWAYMGWMKPVPIKPDGTPPEGVDYARWLGPASKRPFNANRFHFNFRWFWDYAGGLMTDWGVHMVDYALLGMNVSYPKRVMSAGGKMAYPDDASETPDTLTAIYEFDKFNMVWEHATGIDLGPYGLTHGTAFIGNNGTLVLNRDGWYVKPEGKKMEEVPMQKDQGNALVRHMQNFVDAIRAGDPSILKTPVQQASLTAQVCQMGNIAFRTGQTLEWNAQKGIFGNKAADALITPAYQNGYKLPQVR, from the coding sequence ATGGCTAACTCAAGGCGTTCTTTCCTGAAAAATTCCGGTGGCCTCCTGCTCGGTGCCGGTATGGTCCCCTTTGTCACCAATGACCTGATGGCGGCCATTCAGCGAAGGGTGGCGGCATCCGACCGCCTGAACTTCGGGGTGATCGGCGTGAACGGCATGGGCTGGAGCAACCTGAATGCCCTGCTGAAGATACCGGGTGCGACCTGTGTGGCGCTCTGTGACGTAGACAGCAAGCGCCTTGCGGAAAGGGCGGATGAATTGGCCAAAAAGAATATGCCGGTGAAGACCTATTCCGATTACCGGCAGTTACTCGATAACAAGGATGTGGACATCGTGATCATCGGCACCCCTGATCACTGGCATTGCCTGATGATGGTGGATGCCTGTGCAGCGGGTAAGCAGGTGTATGTTGAAAAGCCGGTGGGCAATTCCATCGCCGAATGCCGGATCATGGAAGCGGCACAGCAGCGCTACAAAAGTATTGTGCAGGTAGGCCAGTGGCAACGCAGCGCCCCGCATTTCCAGGACGCGGTTGATTTTGTCCGCTCCGGTAAACTGGGTAATATCCGCACCGTAAAATCATGGGCCTATATGGGCTGGATGAAGCCCGTGCCCATCAAGCCCGATGGCACCCCGCCCGAAGGGGTGGATTATGCGCGTTGGCTGGGACCTGCCAGCAAGCGGCCCTTCAACGCCAACCGTTTCCATTTCAATTTCCGCTGGTTCTGGGATTATGCCGGTGGCCTGATGACGGACTGGGGCGTGCATATGGTGGACTATGCCTTGTTGGGCATGAATGTGAGCTATCCCAAGCGCGTTATGTCTGCGGGTGGGAAGATGGCTTACCCGGATGATGCTTCTGAAACCCCTGATACCCTTACGGCCATCTATGAATTTGACAAGTTCAATATGGTATGGGAACATGCCACCGGTATTGACCTTGGACCCTATGGCCTGACCCATGGTACGGCCTTCATTGGCAACAATGGTACGCTGGTGTTGAACCGGGATGGCTGGTACGTGAAGCCGGAGGGCAAGAAGATGGAGGAGGTTCCCATGCAGAAGGACCAGGGCAATGCCCTTGTCAGGCATATGCAGAATTTTGTGGATGCCATCAGGGCCGGCGATCCTTCGATCCTGAAGACACCGGTCCAGCAGGCTTCGCTGACCGCGCAGGTCTGCCAGATGGGAAATATTGCCTTCCGTACCGGGCAGACCCTGGAATGGAACGCGCAAAAGGGTATATTTGGGAATAAAGCGGCCGATGCGCTGATCACCCCGGCCTACCAGAACGGGTATAAACTGCCCCAGGTCCGCTAG
- a CDS encoding acyltransferase family protein produces the protein MSQPNTQRFLALDVFRGMTVCFMIIVNTPGNYETTFAPLLHANWHGFTPTDLVFPSFLFAVGNALSFVMNKWSGMSQREVLTKILKRTFIIFLLGFLMYWFPFVKWENGELVAAPISDTRIFGVLQRIGLCYGIAALMFYYLKPKWTYILSGLLLFAYWGMLYAWGDAADPLSLQGNAVLSLDRALIGERHMYHGEGIAFDPEGLLSTIPAIANVTLGFWAGSFIQRKGKTWETLGLLLLTGAFLMFLAYCWNPYFPINKKLWTGSFVLLTVGLDCVILATIIYIIDFRHQTRWTYFFEVFGKNPLFIYLLSEIIAMLLWFFKTSDGTAWYTALYQNVFSHFGDYLGSFLFALTVMLTCWLVGWFMDRKRIYVRV, from the coding sequence ATGAGCCAACCGAATACCCAACGATTTCTTGCCCTTGATGTATTCAGGGGGATGACCGTCTGTTTCATGATCATCGTGAATACACCCGGTAACTATGAAACCACCTTTGCCCCCTTGCTGCATGCCAACTGGCATGGGTTTACCCCAACCGATCTTGTTTTCCCTTCCTTCCTCTTTGCTGTAGGGAATGCCCTGAGCTTTGTGATGAACAAATGGTCGGGCATGAGCCAGCGGGAGGTACTAACGAAAATCCTTAAACGAACATTCATCATCTTCCTGCTGGGCTTCCTGATGTATTGGTTCCCCTTCGTAAAATGGGAGAATGGTGAACTGGTAGCGGCTCCCATATCAGACACCCGCATATTTGGTGTCTTGCAACGTATCGGGCTTTGTTATGGCATTGCGGCACTGATGTTCTATTACCTTAAACCCAAATGGACCTATATCCTTTCCGGGTTATTGCTCTTTGCCTATTGGGGCATGCTCTATGCCTGGGGTGATGCGGCCGACCCGCTCAGCCTGCAGGGCAATGCCGTATTGAGTCTTGACCGCGCTTTGATAGGCGAGCGACATATGTACCATGGGGAGGGAATCGCTTTTGATCCCGAAGGCTTGCTGAGCACCATCCCTGCCATTGCCAATGTGACGCTTGGGTTCTGGGCGGGAAGTTTTATCCAGCGCAAGGGAAAGACCTGGGAGACCCTGGGCCTGCTCTTGCTGACAGGCGCTTTCCTGATGTTCCTGGCCTATTGCTGGAACCCTTATTTCCCGATCAACAAGAAATTATGGACCGGCTCCTTTGTGCTGCTGACCGTAGGACTGGATTGTGTCATCCTGGCCACCATCATCTATATCATTGATTTCCGCCACCAGACGCGCTGGACCTATTTCTTTGAAGTGTTTGGCAAGAACCCGCTGTTCATTTACCTGCTGTCGGAGATCATTGCCATGCTGCTCTGGTTCTTCAAGACCAGTGATGGTACAGCCTGGTATACTGCACTCTACCAGAATGTGTTCAGTCATTTTGGTGACTACCTGGGTTCCTTCCTGTTCGCCCTAACGGTGATGCTTACCTGCTGGTTGGTGGGATGGTTCATGGACCGCAAGCGGATCTATGTCAGGGTATAA
- a CDS encoding glutathionylspermidine synthase family protein: protein MKRELIEPRPGWQDKVSAQGFLYHSLESPYWEESACYAFTAAEVDQLEAATNELFGMCLEAVELVMKEKRYAQFRIPEWVAPLIEYSWKEDMPSIYGRFDLAFRDGQVKLLEFNADTPTSLLEASVVQWFWLKDVFPAMDQFNAIHERLVKHWEVIKPYLASPAIHFACMPDAVEDYMNVAYLMDTAEQAGLQPQLLYIPNIGYDAERRQFLGVKDEPIHTLFKLYPYEFMVQEEYGQALLPSKENTWWIEPAWKMILSNKSLLPLLWEMYPGHPLLLEASWQPIGGDFVKKPIFSREGANLTVVRDGQLLEGTGGEYGREGFVFQRYFELPVFDGMRPVIGSWVIGGEAAGIGIRETEGYVTGNTSRFVPHYFRP from the coding sequence ATGAAAAGAGAATTGATCGAGCCCAGGCCGGGATGGCAGGACAAGGTTAGCGCACAGGGATTCCTTTACCATTCCCTCGAATCCCCTTATTGGGAGGAGTCGGCCTGCTATGCCTTTACCGCTGCTGAAGTGGACCAGCTGGAAGCCGCTACCAATGAGCTTTTCGGCATGTGCCTGGAGGCGGTGGAATTGGTGATGAAGGAGAAGCGCTATGCCCAGTTCCGGATACCCGAATGGGTGGCACCACTGATCGAATATAGCTGGAAAGAAGATATGCCTTCTATCTACGGCCGCTTTGACCTGGCTTTCCGCGATGGCCAGGTGAAATTGCTGGAGTTCAATGCCGATACTCCCACTTCACTACTGGAAGCGAGCGTGGTGCAATGGTTTTGGTTGAAGGATGTGTTCCCGGCCATGGACCAGTTCAATGCCATCCATGAAAGACTGGTGAAGCATTGGGAAGTGATCAAGCCTTACCTCGCATCACCCGCCATCCATTTCGCCTGCATGCCCGATGCGGTGGAGGATTACATGAATGTGGCCTACCTGATGGATACGGCTGAGCAGGCAGGTTTGCAGCCGCAGTTGCTCTATATCCCCAATATCGGCTACGATGCGGAAAGGCGGCAGTTCCTGGGGGTAAAGGATGAACCCATCCATACCCTCTTCAAGCTCTATCCATATGAGTTCATGGTGCAGGAAGAATATGGCCAGGCCTTGTTGCCCTCAAAGGAAAATACCTGGTGGATAGAACCGGCCTGGAAGATGATCCTTTCCAATAAATCGCTGCTACCCCTGCTCTGGGAAATGTATCCCGGCCATCCCTTGTTGCTGGAAGCCTCCTGGCAGCCCATTGGCGGCGATTTTGTGAAGAAGCCCATCTTCTCCAGGGAGGGTGCCAACCTTACCGTTGTGAGGGATGGTCAATTGCTGGAAGGGACAGGTGGCGAATATGGCCGGGAGGGTTTTGTCTTCCAGCGCTATTTCGAACTGCCTGTCTTTGATGGCATGCGTCCTGTTATCGGCTCCTGGGTGATCGGCGGGGAAGCAGCCGGGATCGGCATCAGGGAAACGGAGGGCTATGTTACCGGCAATACCAGCAGGTTCGTACCGCATTACTTCAGGCCCTGA
- a CDS encoding DUF2905 domain-containing protein has product MSPSTAKIIIAAGLLLVIVGLIAYFFGDKFHWIGRLPGDIRIEKEHFRFYFPITTMILASVLVSVLLRILNKLF; this is encoded by the coding sequence ATGTCACCTTCCACCGCAAAGATCATCATAGCCGCCGGCCTCCTGCTGGTCATCGTTGGGCTCATTGCCTATTTTTTCGGCGATAAGTTCCATTGGATCGGCAGGTTACCGGGCGATATCAGGATAGAAAAGGAGCATTTCCGTTTCTATTTCCCAATCACCACCATGATCCTCGCCAGTGTATTGGTGAGCGTCCTTTTGCGTATCCTCAATAAATTGTTTTAA
- a CDS encoding alpha/beta hydrolase yields the protein MQKKWLLAIPVVLGIAYIAGPNPSTPVYDPALPEVPASATELENHIKTMEAAHKLRPDNEARIVWANDSTREQTEYAIVYLHGFSASQFEGAPTHTNIAKQFGCNLYLARLAEHGIDTTDALVNLTPDNYWESAKEALAIGKRIGKKVILMGTSTGGSNALQLAATYPSDVFALVLLSPNIAINDPNAWLLNNPWGLQIAKLVTGSLYRYSDDTRPTYVQYWNRPYRLEAVVALEEYLETAMTPETFARVKQPTLVLYYYKDEAHQDPVVKVSAMQEMFKQLGTPADRKFEVPMPNTGDHVIGSPFKSKDAAGVEKEIEKFIGRITQ from the coding sequence ATGCAAAAAAAATGGTTGCTTGCTATCCCGGTTGTATTGGGCATCGCCTATATAGCCGGCCCCAACCCCTCCACCCCTGTCTATGACCCTGCATTACCGGAAGTTCCGGCATCTGCAACGGAACTGGAAAACCATATCAAGACGATGGAGGCTGCGCATAAACTGCGTCCCGACAATGAGGCCAGGATCGTTTGGGCCAATGACAGCACCAGGGAGCAAACGGAATATGCCATCGTTTACCTGCATGGTTTCTCGGCTTCCCAATTCGAAGGAGCGCCTACCCATACCAATATTGCGAAGCAGTTTGGCTGCAACCTCTACCTGGCCAGGCTGGCAGAGCACGGCATCGATACCACGGATGCCCTGGTGAACCTGACACCGGATAATTACTGGGAGTCAGCAAAGGAAGCACTGGCCATCGGGAAAAGGATCGGCAAGAAAGTGATCCTGATGGGAACTTCCACCGGTGGCTCCAATGCCCTGCAGCTGGCCGCCACCTATCCAAGTGATGTATTTGCGCTGGTATTGCTGTCGCCTAATATCGCCATCAATGATCCCAATGCCTGGCTGCTGAACAATCCATGGGGACTGCAGATCGCCAAGCTCGTTACGGGTAGCCTTTACCGTTATAGTGACGATACCCGTCCCACCTATGTCCAATACTGGAACCGCCCTTACCGGCTCGAAGCCGTGGTGGCACTGGAAGAATACCTGGAAACGGCCATGACACCTGAAACCTTCGCCAGGGTGAAACAGCCCACGCTGGTCCTGTATTATTACAAGGATGAAGCCCACCAGGACCCGGTGGTGAAGGTTTCCGCCATGCAGGAAATGTTCAAGCAATTGGGAACGCCCGCCGACAGGAAATTCGAGGTGCCCATGCCCAATACAGGCGACCATGTCATTGGGTCTCCCTTCAAGTCGAAGGACGCAGCCGGGGTGGAGAAGGAGATCGAAAAATTCATCGGAAGGATCACTCAATGA
- a CDS encoding TM2 domain-containing protein, with protein sequence MNNLLMSIPDLQPEELGGINDLIKDMSIEQQQQFILLYSGKRKKPQEILLLTCLGFVVVAGIQRIVIGQIGMGILYLFTGGLCLIGTIIDVVNYKKLANDYNLTQMYEAARMVGLQR encoded by the coding sequence ATGAACAACCTGTTAATGAGTATTCCTGACCTGCAACCAGAAGAACTGGGAGGAATCAATGACCTGATCAAAGACATGAGTATTGAGCAACAACAACAATTCATCTTACTCTACAGCGGCAAGCGCAAGAAGCCCCAGGAGATCCTACTGCTGACCTGCCTGGGATTTGTAGTGGTAGCGGGCATCCAGCGCATCGTGATCGGCCAGATCGGGATGGGCATCCTTTACCTGTTCACCGGCGGCCTCTGCCTGATCGGGACCATTATTGATGTGGTGAATTATAAGAAACTGGCGAACGATTACAACCTCACCCAAATGTATGAGGCGGCAAGGATGGTCGGCCTGCAGCGATAA
- a CDS encoding DUF2752 domain-containing protein encodes MQWLRRNNEWIIWLAALVVLAFGIDDQPGETSLCFFNWLGWEHCPGCGLGRSMHAAMVGEWKRSWDLHWFGIPAIFTIVYRILTLLKPTFQTNLNEQPVNEYS; translated from the coding sequence ATGCAATGGCTAAGGCGAAACAATGAATGGATCATCTGGCTGGCAGCACTGGTAGTGCTGGCTTTTGGTATTGATGACCAACCCGGGGAGACCAGCCTCTGTTTTTTCAACTGGCTGGGCTGGGAGCATTGTCCCGGCTGCGGACTGGGCAGGAGCATGCATGCGGCCATGGTCGGTGAATGGAAAAGGTCATGGGACTTGCATTGGTTCGGGATACCTGCTATATTCACGATCGTTTACCGGATCCTCACATTATTAAAACCAACATTTCAAACCAACCTGAATGAACAACCTGTTAATGAGTATTCCTGA
- a CDS encoding 3-oxoacyl-ACP synthase III family protein encodes MIRSRITGIGMYVPNNVVTNNDLTKYMDTSDEWIQERTGIKERRYADRTGETTTTMAVEAAKIAIERAGITPQDIDFIIFATLSPDYYFPGCGVLVQRAMKMKEIGALDIRNQCSGFVYALSVGDQFIRTGMYKNILVIGSEKHSFGLDFSTRGRNVAVIFGDGAGAVVLQPTEKEGQGILSTHLHSDGESAEILAMYNPGTHANHWGNYASFDEAEIGQMFMSHAMIDTAQNFPFMDGPSVFKKAVVKFPEVIMEALEANGLQPADINMLIPHQANLRIAQFVQQKLGLSDDQVYNNIQQYGNTTAASVPIALCEAWEKGKIREGDLVCLAAFGSGFTWASALLRW; translated from the coding sequence ATGATTCGTTCCAGGATTACCGGGATCGGGATGTATGTCCCTAACAATGTGGTGACCAACAATGACCTCACCAAGTATATGGATACCAGTGATGAGTGGATCCAGGAACGGACCGGAATCAAGGAAAGGCGCTATGCCGACCGGACCGGCGAGACCACTACTACCATGGCAGTGGAAGCCGCAAAAATAGCGATCGAAAGGGCCGGCATCACTCCCCAGGACATCGACTTCATCATCTTCGCTACACTCTCCCCTGATTATTATTTCCCCGGCTGCGGGGTATTGGTACAAAGGGCCATGAAGATGAAAGAGATCGGCGCCCTCGATATCCGCAACCAGTGCAGCGGTTTCGTTTATGCCTTATCGGTAGGCGACCAGTTCATCCGCACCGGCATGTACAAGAATATCCTGGTGATCGGCAGTGAGAAGCATTCCTTCGGGCTCGATTTCTCTACCCGTGGCCGTAATGTGGCTGTGATCTTTGGGGATGGCGCAGGGGCTGTAGTATTGCAGCCCACTGAAAAGGAGGGCCAGGGCATCCTGAGCACCCACCTGCACAGCGATGGCGAAAGCGCCGAGATCCTGGCCATGTACAATCCCGGCACCCATGCCAACCATTGGGGCAACTATGCCAGCTTCGATGAAGCCGAAATAGGCCAGATGTTCATGAGCCATGCCATGATCGATACTGCGCAGAACTTCCCCTTCATGGACGGACCTTCCGTATTCAAGAAGGCCGTGGTGAAATTCCCGGAAGTGATCATGGAAGCCCTGGAAGCCAATGGACTCCAACCTGCAGACATCAATATGCTGATCCCCCACCAGGCCAACCTGCGCATCGCCCAATTCGTGCAGCAAAAACTGGGCTTAAGTGATGACCAGGTGTACAACAATATCCAGCAATACGGCAATACCACGGCTGCATCAGTACCCATCGCCCTCTGCGAAGCCTGGGAAAAGGGAAAGATCAGGGAAGGCGATCTCGTTTGCCTGGCCGCATTCGGCAGTGGATTTACCTGGGCCAGTGCATTGCTGCGTTGGTAA